A section of the Pseudorasbora parva isolate DD20220531a chromosome 2, ASM2467924v1, whole genome shotgun sequence genome encodes:
- the LOC137050093 gene encoding interferon-induced very large GTPase 1-like, with protein sequence MMNYRARYIHVNINEQDKKKQGDSDLSEDRSDIFEAISFSKEGATQSDRIHPMDVQMAMFHSADGFLKQLMVTKLSQCQYALPLLVPDPFTREIEFPLWTFRQINKSWKMRNTNNEIISQTQPIYKAQTPMVSFFRFGSVSSSKSHLMNSLINEKHNTFFHRNCPGSSRTRVLMDGVVEIAWFCPSGKNTDKFTDCVAFCNLHGDAGDHEKQLQILTEMASVNVVLLPRLDKNDRSSAIIQNLYTNGKPLICLVTEDESTVMKMKKGKFKIGLKDRNQSDVSEELGRAINDCLQESSSSFSLEDVSKHSGIKVDEEDDDDCRRGREAAQQMMSLLEKKHLKEIKEAFLPRQGKLWHQWCEKNKELHRPQGDETEMDISRTRTEMNKIREQQHESDICEFIKLFIQEMKSDNEHERNFFLKYLRILLDEYISTDMSDLLQKYNEKWSTVVKLKESHDKSDKLKTEQAELERISEDLQAASFGLEHIMREIGQIFESCSSVKKNKKKKNKKDLQFVFSSFPRLAAEMMISGFPLELMDGDAAHVPLVWISAVLDQLIQKLGDQRVFVLSVLGLQSSGKSTMLNAMFGLQFAVSSGRCTRGAFMQLVKVSEEMKVQMNFDYILVVDTEGLRALELAGRSTRHHDNELATFVVGLGNLTLINIFGENPSEIQDILQIVVQALMRMKKTRLKPSCVFMHQNVSDITAGEKNMEGRRRLQKTLDEMTKLTAKEEDSDAECFRDIIKFDVQNDVKYFAQLWEGSPPMAPPNPNYCENIQELKKSIMSHASISHEMMLTHLKVRIKDLWEALLNERFIFSFRNSLEISAYRKLETEYSKWSWSLRSAMMETENKLHNKIENETIHEVGTTDLQRELKKTSEEVEKSMSEFFEKDKDKDILIQWKRPFKKKIKDVEENIVKETKRKLNEFLQQRDMKKEIDAQRTNHENTLFEKSRELALKLKDKANNEETLKKEFDLFWEKSVMKIISATPKIKDIDIMRDVREILSDTCGSVSVDHQKSRDIFTVQSYSDYVKVKKSSGFTGAFKNVYRSTKQTFGFILSKENEAQIRSLVTDIAQHTDTMIMSFNISKMGYNISCIQQLIDYIKARVMEHEEVSVKYVFKTEFFMDLVLSICKRANKTITDQHRLFREANDPVIYVEKKREEYYSISKKYVNGATSAAIFGEIICQKLKEPIEQSIYKKTARDLSGEMRSNCESLNGNRSNMEKHILKTLAEEENFDKYMNYIRTPRDHFMDFIRDKVSWYITDKFSISVLPKMKENIKLLKQKIMKAAHDSTEHTIENRGDAGLWLKSFTQQLSDMLIFSEKDLSGVKRDDVNDFNLLEDVIRQEIPAIMSDINDKFNTETFDQKLDLKFRPDKLLIDHFCQCCWVQCPFCAAICTNTIENHPGDHSVPFHRVDGINGWHYDQTKKLCSDICTNLVVSDGIFLSKDVSFPYKEYRKAGGVYADWSITPDCSELPYWKWFVCRFQKDLEELYETTFDGTIPDEWRKLTNQDAIESLNNYI encoded by the coding sequence ATGATGAACTACAGAGCAAGATACATTCATGTTAATATCAATGAacaggataaaaaaaaacaaggagaCTCTGACCTATCTGAAGACCGTAGTGATATATTTGAAGCAATATCATTCTCTAAAGAAGGAGCAACTCAATCTGATCGAATCCACCCGATGGATGTTCAGATGGCCATGTTTCATTCTGCTGATGGTTTCCTGAAGCAGCTGATGGTCACTAAACTGTCCCAGTGTCAGTACGCTCTGCCTCTGCTTGTTCCTGATCCATTCACAAGAGAGATTGAGTTTCCTCTCTGGACATTCAGACAAATCAACAAGAGCTGGAAGATGAGAAACACcaacaatgaaatcatcagtCAAACCCAGCCGATCTATAAGGCACAGACTCCAATGGTGTCTTTCTTCCGGTTTGGCTCTGTGTCTTCATCCAAGTCTCATCTGATGAACAGTCTGATCAATGAGAAACACAACACGTTCTTCCACAGGAACTGCCCAGGCAGCAGCAGAACCAGAGTCCTGATGGATGGGGTGGTGGAGATCGCCTGGTTCTGCCCCTCTGGGAAAAACACGGATAAATTCACTGACTGTGTTGCTTTCTGTAATCTACACGGTGATGCTGGAGACCATGAGAAACAGCTGCAGATCCTCACTGAAATGGCCTCAGTCAATGTTGTTCTTCTACCAAGACTGGACAAGAATGACAGAAGTTCAGCAATAATCCAAAACCTGTACACAAACGGAAAGCCACTCATTTGTCTTGTTACAGAAGATGAATCTACTGTAATGAAGATGAAGAAAGGGAAATTCAAGATTGGTCTGAAAGACAGAAATCAGTCAGATGTATCTGAAGAACTCGGAAGAGCAATAAATGATTGTCTCCAAGAATCATCTTCTTCTTTCAGCCTTGAAGATGTGTCCAAACACTCAGGCATCAAAGTAGAtgaggaagatgatgatgactgcaggagaggaagagaagcagcacAGCAGATGATGAGTTTACTGGAGAAGAAACATCTGAAAGAAATCAAAGAAGCATTTCTGCCCCGTCAGGGGAAACTGTGGCATCAGTGGTGTGAGAAGAACAAAGAACTACATCGACCTCAAGGAGATGAAACAGAAATGGACATCAGTAGAACACGAACAGAGATGAACAAAATCCGTGAACAGCAGCATGAATCGGACATTTGTGAGTTTATTAAGCTCTTTATTCAAGAAATGAAGTCAGACAATGAACATGAGAGGAATTTTTTTCTGAAATATCTTAGAATCCTTCTTGATGAATATATCTCAACTGATATGTCTGATCTACTCCAAAAGTATAATGAAAAGTGGTCAACAGTTGTAAAACTGAAAGAGAGTCATGATAAATCTGACAAGCTCAAGACTGAACAAGCTGAACTTGAGAGAATATCTGAGGATCTTCAAGCTGCATCCTTTGGTTTGGAGCACATTATGAGGGAGATCGGTCAGATCTTTGAATCATGTTCATCTGTGAAGAAgaacaagaagaagaagaacaagaaAGATCTGCAGTTTGTCTTCTCATCTTTCCCGAGACTTGCAGCAGAGATGATGATCTCTGGATTTCCACTCGAGCTGATGGATGGAGATGCTGCTCATGTTCCTCTGGTCTGGATCTCTGCTGTTCTAGATCAACTCATCCAGAAACTGGGAGACCAGAGAGTCTTTGTGCTGTCAGTTTTAGGGCTTCAGAGCTCTGGGAAATCCACCATGCTCAATGCCATGTTTGGACTCCAGTTTGCCGTCAGTTCTGGCAGGTGCACCAGAGGAGCTTTCATGCAGCTGGTCAAAGTGTCAGAGGAGATGAAAGTACAGATGAACTTTGACTATATTCTGGTTGTTGATACGGAGGGGCTTCGTGCTCTAGAACTGGCTGGAAGATCAACAAGACATCATGACAATGAATTGGCCACATTTGTTGTTGGTCTTGGAAATCTGACTTTGATCAACATCTTTGGAGAAAACCCATCTGAAATTCAGGACATTCTTCAGATTGTTGTTCAGGCCCTCATGAGGATGAAGAAGACCAGACTGAAACCCAGCTGTGTGTTTATGCATCAGAACGTTTCAGACATCACAGCTGGAGAGAAAAACATGGAGGGAAGGAGACGACTGCAGAAGACACTTGATGAGATGACAAAACTCACTGCTAAAGAGGAAGACAGTGATGCTGAATGTTTCAGAGATATTATTAAATTTGATGTTCAGAATGATGTGAAGTATTTCGCTCAGCTCTGGGAGGGCAGCCCACCCATGGCACCACCAAACCCAAACTACTGTGAGAATATTCAAGAACTAAAAAAATCGATTATGTCTCATGCCTCAATATCACATGAAATGATGCTAACACATTTAAAAGTTCGTATTAAAGATCTCTGGGAGGCTTTACTGAATGAACGATTCATCTTCAGCTTCAGAAATTCTTTGGAGATTTCAGCCTACAGGAAACTGGAGACAGAATACAGCAAATGGTCCTGGAGTCTTCGCAGTGCCATGATGGAAACTGAGAACAAACTACACAACAAAATAGAAAATGAAACAATTCATGAGGTTGGGACAACTGATCTTCAAAGAGAACTGAAGAAGACAAGTGAAGAAGTGGAGAAATCGATGTCTGAATTCTTTGAAAAAGACAAAGATAAAGATATACTGATTCAGTGGAAaagaccatttaaaaaaaaaatcaaagatgTTGAGGAAAACATTGTGAAAGAAACAAAGAGGAAATTAAATGAGTTTCTTCAGCAGCGAGACATGAAGAAAGAGATTGATGCTCAGAGGACAAATCATGAAAACACTCTCTTTGAAAAGAGCAGAGAACTTGCCTTAAAACTCAAAGACAAAGCGAATAATGAAGAAACTCTGAAGAAAGAGTTTGATTTGTTTTGGGAAAAGAGCGTGATGAAGATCATCTCAGCCACTCCTAAAATCAAAGACATTGACATAATGAGAGATGTGAGAGAGATCCTCAGTGACACCTGTGGAAGTGTTTCTGTAGACCACCAGAAGAGCAGGGATATCTTTACTGTGCAGAGTTATTCAGATTATGTAAAGGTAAAGAAGTCCAGTGGATTTACAGGAGCTTTCAAAAATGTCTACAGATCAACTAAGCAGACGTTTGGTTTCATTCTATCTAAAGAGAATGAAGCCCAAATAAGATCATTAGTCACAGATATTGCTCAGCATACAGACACAATGATCATGTCATTTAACATTTCTAAGATGGGCTACAACATCAGCTGCATTCAACAACTCATAGATTACATCAAGGCAAGAGTAATGGAACATGAGGAAGTGTCAGTGAAATATGTGTTCAAGACTGAATTCTTCATGGATTTGGTTCTTTCCATCTGTAAGAGAGCAAACAAGACTATTACTGACCAACACAGACTGTTCAGGGAAGCCAATGATCCTGTAATATATGTTgagaagaagagagaagagtACTATAGTATTTCTAAAAAATATGTCAATGGAGCAACATCAGCTGCCATTTTTGGTGAGATCATCTGTCAGAAACTGAAAGAGCCCATTGAGCAGAGCATCTACAAGAAGACTGCCAGAGATTTGTCTGGTGAAATGAGATCAAACTGTGAATCACTGAATGGAAACAGATCTAATATGGAGAAACACATCCTGAAGACACTGGCAGAAGAGGAGAATTTCGACAAATACATGAACTACATCAGAACTCCCAGAGATCACTTCATGGATTTCATCAGAGATAAAGTGAGTTGGTACATCACTGATAAGTTCAGCATCAGTGTTTTACCAAAGATGAAGGAGAACATTAAACTCCTGAAGCAGAAGATCATGAAGGCAGCTCATGATTCTACTGAACATACTATAGAGAACAGAGGAGATGCTGGTTTGTGGTTGAAGAGTTTCACACAGCAGCTCTCCGATATGCTGATCTTCTCTGAAAAAGACCTCAGTGGAGTGAAACGTGATGATGTTAATGATTTCAACCTCCTAGAAGATGTGATAAGACAAGAAATTCCTGCTATTATGTCTGATATCAACGATAAATTCAACACAGAGACATTTGACCAAAAACTGGACCTCAAGTTCAGGCCAGATAAGCTTCTTATTGATCACTTCTGTCAGTGCTGTTGGGTTCAGTGTCCGTTCTGTGCAGCCATCTGCACCAACACCATAGAAAACCATCCTGGAGATCACAGCGTTCCTTTCCACAGAGTGGATGGAATTAATGGATGGCATTATGATCAAACAAAAAAGCTCTGTTCAGATATCTGCACAAATTTAGTGGTGAGTGATGGAATCTTTTTATCAAAGGATGTATCGTTTCCATACAAAGAATACAGAAAAGCAGGAGGAGTTTATGCCGACTGGAGCATCACCCCTGACTGCTCTGAGCTGCCGTACTGGAAGTGGTTTGTGTGCAGATTCCAGAAAGATCTGGAAGAGCTCTATGAAACAACATTTGATGGCACAATTCCAGATGAATGGCGAAAGCTCACAAATCAGGATGCCATTGAGAGTTtgaataattacatttaa
- the LOC137089396 gene encoding putative uncharacterized protein DDB_G0290521, whose protein sequence is MDGRKSCEPDQDLSTDEEMRRPESSCDGAGAEAAGEGMARQQSPLPAKPWKRVALISTVIIALIAAVVAEVVNKAGTTGVDAAVVGAIAGGVAETAAAILQSLLGTHSHIGTALIGAIAGAATLAIARPRLQWLIITKKWAKDTVKCGGTEAAKVLADQKGLGRRGINGSQLDGQSQTPAAVMTGERPQLEEHPQTDKPLKTDEPPQTDKPLKRDEPPQTDEPLKTDEPLKTDEPLKKDEPLKRDEPPQTDEPPQTDEPPQTDKPLKTDEPPQTDKPLQTDEPPQTDEIPKKDEIPKKDEPPPQTDEIPKKDEIPKKDEPPETDEIPKKDEPLQTDGPPQTDKPLKTDEPPQTEKEQSPIKSAQHARSAFEGAGCEHCEALNIRVLRSCLAVFDEAGQAHIPRDADPASAEAVQRLRLGGSPRQLALSQSSDSSNVLPPRVETSSLGVENPML, encoded by the exons ATGGATGGCAGGAAGAGCTGTGAACCTGACCAGGATCTGAGCACTGATGAGGAGATGAGAAGACCAGAGTCATCATGTGACG GTGCAGGAGCAGAAGCTGCAGGAGAAGGAATGGCACGTCAACAATCGCCACTACCTGCAAAACCATGGAAACGAGTAGCATTAATATCAACAGTTATAATAGCACTGATAGCTGCAGTAGTTGCAGAAGTAGTAAATAAGGCAGGAACAACAGGAGTTGATGCAGCAGTAGTGGGGGCAATAGCTGGAGGTGTagcagaaacagcagcagcaatattgCAATCATTACTaggaacacactcacacataggAACAGCACTAATTGGAGCAATAGCAGGAGCTGCAACATTAGCAATAGCAAGACCACGATTACAATGGttaataattacaaaaaagtggGCAAAAGATACAGTAAAGTGCGGGGGTACTGAAGCAGCAAAAGTACTAGCAGACCAAAAAGGACTTGGCAGGAGAGGAATTAATGGATCACAACTGGATGGACAATCACAGACACCAGCAGCAGTGATG ACAGGAGAACGTCCACAGTTAGAGGAACATCCACAGACAGACAAACCTCTGAAGACAGATGAACCTCCACAGACAGACAAACCTCTGAAGAGAGATGAACCTCCACAGACGGACGAACCTCTGAAGACAGACGAACCTCTGAAGACAGATGAACCTTTGAAGAAAGATGAACCTCTGAAGAGAGATGAACCTCCACAGACAGATGAACCTCCACAGACAGATGAACCTCCACAGACAGACAAACCTCTGAAGACAGATGAACCTCCACAGACAGACAAACCTCTGCAGACAGATGAACCTCCACAGACAGATGAAATTCCAAAGAAAGATGAAATTCCAAAGAAAGATGAACCTCCTCCACAGACAGATGAAATTCCAAAGAAAGATGAAATTCCAAAGAAAGATGAACCTCCAGAGACAGATGAAATTCCAAAGAAAGATGAACCTCTGCAGACAGATGGACCTCCACAGACAGACAAACCTCTGAAGACAGATGAACCTCCACAGACAGAAAAAGAGCAATCTCCTATAAAATCAG CGCAGCACGCTCGGTCAGCTTTCGAGGGAGCTGGCTGTGAGCACTGTGAAGCACTAAACATCAGAGTGCTGCGTTCCTGTCTGGCCGTGTTTGATGAGGCCGGCCAGGCTCACATTCCTCGCGATGCGGATCCTGCATCTGCTGAAGCTGTGCAGCGGCTCAGATTGGGGGGATCGCCAAGGCAGCTGGCACTTTCCCAGTCATCAGACAGTTCCAATGTTCTCCCTCCACGTGTGGAAACTTCTTCCCTCGGGGTGGAGAACCCGATGCTTTGA